In the Streptomyces formicae genome, one interval contains:
- a CDS encoding SSI family serine proteinase inhibitor: protein MRPFTVAATALIALGAAVPAHAAEGVPAPRGGLFLTVSGADNTWIRGVLLRCTPEPEGHHPQAAQACAAIEEAAGDFDALADDPHACTKEFDPVTVSAKGTYRGRVIGWHKTYPNACTMDADTGYVFRF from the coding sequence ATGCGCCCGTTCACCGTCGCGGCCACCGCCCTGATCGCGCTCGGCGCGGCTGTCCCCGCCCACGCCGCAGAGGGGGTCCCCGCCCCGCGCGGCGGTCTCTTCCTGACCGTCTCGGGCGCCGACAACACCTGGATCCGCGGTGTGCTGCTGCGCTGTACGCCCGAGCCCGAGGGTCACCACCCGCAGGCGGCGCAGGCCTGTGCGGCCATCGAGGAGGCCGCGGGGGACTTCGACGCGCTGGCCGACGACCCGCACGCGTGCACCAAGGAGTTCGACCCGGTGACCGTGAGCGCGAAGGGCACCTACCGGGGCCGGGTGATCGGCTGGCACAAGACGTACCCGAACGCCTGCACCATGGATGCCGACACCGGATACGTCTTCCGCTTCTGA
- a CDS encoding lysophospholipid acyltransferase family protein, which produces MFYLLLKYVVLGPLLRLMFRPRIEGLEHVPESGAAIVAGNHLSFSDHFLMPAIIKRRITFLAKAEYFTGPGIKGRLTAAFFHSIGQIPVDRSGKEAGQAAIREGLGVLRKGELLGIYPEGTRSHDGRLYKGKVGVAAMALKARVPVIPCAMIGTFEAQPPGQKVPSFRKVTIRFGEPLDFSRYDGMDNEKAVLRAVTDEIMYAILGLSGQEYVDKYAAVVKAEEAERTAAGAKEPRKFPRMPLS; this is translated from the coding sequence ATGTTCTATCTACTGCTCAAGTACGTGGTCCTCGGCCCTCTCCTCCGGCTGATGTTCCGGCCGAGGATCGAGGGCCTCGAGCACGTTCCGGAGTCCGGCGCGGCGATCGTCGCGGGCAATCACCTGTCCTTCTCCGACCACTTCCTGATGCCCGCCATCATCAAGCGCCGCATCACCTTCCTCGCGAAGGCCGAGTACTTCACAGGGCCCGGCATCAAGGGCCGTCTGACCGCCGCGTTCTTCCACAGCATCGGGCAGATCCCGGTGGACCGCTCCGGCAAGGAGGCGGGCCAGGCCGCGATCCGCGAGGGGCTCGGCGTGCTGCGCAAGGGCGAGCTGCTCGGCATCTATCCCGAGGGCACCCGCTCGCACGACGGCCGCCTGTACAAGGGCAAGGTCGGCGTCGCCGCGATGGCGCTCAAGGCCCGGGTGCCGGTGATCCCCTGCGCGATGATCGGCACGTTCGAGGCACAGCCACCCGGCCAGAAGGTGCCCAGCTTCCGCAAGGTGACGATTCGTTTCGGCGAGCCGCTCGACTTCTCGCGCTACGACGGCATGGACAACGAGAAGGCGGTCCTGCGGGCCGTCACCGACGAGATCATGTACGCGATCCTCGGGCTCTCCGGTCAGGAGTACGTCGACAAGTACGCGGCCGTCGTGAAGGCGGAGGAGGCCGAGCGCACGGCGGCGGGCGCCAAGGAGCCCCGCAAGTTCCCGCGGATGCCGCTGA